Proteins co-encoded in one Streptomyces sp. NBC_01283 genomic window:
- a CDS encoding acetate kinase, with translation MSATRVLVLNSGSSSVKYQLLDMRDSSRLAVGLVERIGEATSRLKHTPLTGGGEERERDEPIADHEAALRAVAAELAADGLGLDSPDLAAIGHRVVHGGLKFTAPTVITDEVLAEIQRLVPVAPLHNPANITGIRTAQALRPDLPQVAVFDTAFHTTMPESAARYAIDVATADQHRVRRYGFHGTSHAYVSRETAKLLGRTPDDVNVIVLHLGNGASASAVRGGRCVETSMGLTPLEGLVMGTRSGDVDPAVVFHLARVGGMSVDEVDTLLNKKSGLVGLCGDNDMREIRRRIDEGDEAAALAFDIYIHRLKKYIGAYYAVLGRVDAIAFTAGVGENAAPVREAAVAGLEELGLVVDGELNAVRSDEARLISPEYARVAVAVVPTDEELEIAQQTYALVASLGDPS, from the coding sequence GTGAGCGCCACCCGTGTCCTCGTCCTCAACTCCGGCTCCTCGTCGGTGAAGTACCAGCTGCTCGACATGCGGGACAGCTCCCGTCTCGCGGTCGGCCTGGTCGAGCGCATCGGCGAGGCGACCTCGCGGCTCAAGCACACCCCGCTGACGGGCGGCGGCGAGGAGCGCGAGCGCGACGAGCCGATCGCCGACCACGAGGCGGCCCTGCGGGCGGTCGCCGCCGAGCTGGCCGCCGACGGGCTCGGCCTGGACTCCCCCGACCTGGCCGCGATCGGCCACCGCGTGGTGCACGGCGGTCTGAAGTTCACCGCGCCGACGGTCATCACGGACGAGGTGCTCGCGGAGATCCAGCGGCTCGTGCCGGTGGCGCCGCTGCACAACCCGGCCAACATCACCGGCATCCGCACGGCCCAGGCACTGCGCCCGGACCTCCCGCAGGTCGCCGTCTTCGACACGGCGTTCCACACGACGATGCCGGAGTCGGCAGCGCGCTACGCGATCGACGTGGCCACCGCCGACCAGCACCGCGTGCGGCGCTACGGCTTCCACGGGACGTCGCACGCGTACGTGTCCCGGGAGACCGCCAAGCTGCTCGGCAGGACGCCCGATGACGTGAACGTCATCGTGCTGCACCTGGGCAACGGCGCGTCCGCGAGCGCCGTGCGGGGCGGCAGGTGCGTGGAGACATCGATGGGGCTCACGCCGCTTGAGGGGCTCGTGATGGGTACCCGTTCCGGTGACGTGGATCCGGCGGTCGTCTTCCACCTGGCCCGCGTCGGCGGGATGTCGGTCGACGAGGTCGACACCCTGCTCAACAAGAAGAGCGGTCTGGTCGGACTCTGCGGCGACAACGACATGCGGGAGATCCGGCGCCGGATCGACGAGGGCGACGAGGCCGCCGCGCTCGCCTTCGACATCTACATCCACCGCCTGAAGAAGTACATCGGCGCCTACTACGCGGTACTCGGCCGGGTGGACGCCATCGCGTTCACGGCGGGGGTCGGTGAGAACGCGGCGCCGGTGCGGGAGGCTGCCGTCGCGGGTCTGGAGGAGCTGGGCCTCGTGGTCGACGGAGAGCTCAACGCTGTACGTTCCGACGAGGCCCGGCTGATCTCGCCGGAGTACGCGCGGGTCGCGGTCGCCGTCGTCCCCACCGACGAGGAGCTGGAGATCGCGCAGCAGACCTACGCGCTCGTGGCGTCGCTCGGCGACCCCTCGTGA
- the pyk gene encoding pyruvate kinase — MRRSKIVCTLGPAVDSEEQLVSLIEAGMNVARFNFSHGTHAEHQGRYDRVRAAADKTGRAVGVLADLQGPKIRLETFAEGPVELVRGDEFTITTEDVPGDKSICGTTYKGLPGDVSKGDQVLINDGNVELRVVEVSGPQVKTIVVEGGVISDHKGINLPGAAVNVPALSEKDVEDLRFALRMGCDMVALSFVRDAGDVKDVHKVMDEEGRRVPVIAKVEKPQAVANMEGVVAAFDAVMVARGDLAVEYPLEKVPMVQKRLVEMCRRNAKPVIVATQMMESMITNSRPTRAEASDVANAILDGADAVMLSAESSVGAYPIETVKTMSKIVVAAEEELLAKGLQPLVPGKKPRTQGGSVARAACEIADFLGGEALIAFTQSGDTARRLSRYRAAQPILAFTTDEATRNQLSLSWGVDSYVVPHVDNTDAMVDLVDAELVKLNRFNDGDTVIITAGSPPGVPGTTNMVRVHHLGGVGRD; from the coding sequence ATGCGCCGTTCCAAAATCGTCTGCACGCTGGGCCCCGCCGTCGACTCCGAAGAGCAGCTCGTCTCGCTGATCGAAGCCGGCATGAACGTGGCCCGCTTCAACTTCAGCCACGGCACGCACGCCGAGCACCAGGGGCGGTACGACCGCGTCCGTGCGGCTGCCGACAAGACCGGACGTGCCGTCGGCGTCCTCGCCGACCTGCAGGGTCCGAAGATCCGCCTGGAGACCTTCGCCGAGGGCCCCGTCGAGCTGGTGCGCGGTGACGAGTTCACCATCACCACCGAGGACGTCCCCGGTGACAAGTCCATCTGTGGCACCACCTACAAGGGCCTGCCCGGTGACGTCTCCAAGGGCGACCAGGTCCTGATCAACGACGGCAACGTCGAGCTGCGCGTCGTCGAGGTGAGCGGCCCGCAGGTGAAGACGATCGTCGTCGAGGGCGGTGTCATCTCCGACCACAAGGGCATCAACCTGCCCGGCGCGGCCGTGAACGTGCCCGCGCTCTCCGAGAAGGACGTCGAGGACCTGCGCTTCGCCCTGAGGATGGGCTGCGACATGGTCGCCCTGTCCTTCGTGCGCGACGCCGGCGACGTCAAGGACGTCCACAAGGTGATGGACGAGGAGGGCCGCCGGGTCCCCGTCATCGCCAAGGTGGAGAAGCCGCAGGCCGTCGCCAACATGGAGGGCGTCGTCGCGGCCTTCGACGCCGTCATGGTCGCCCGTGGTGACCTGGCCGTCGAGTACCCGCTCGAGAAGGTCCCGATGGTGCAGAAGCGCCTCGTGGAGATGTGCCGCCGCAACGCCAAGCCGGTGATCGTCGCGACCCAGATGATGGAGTCGATGATCACCAACTCGCGCCCCACGCGCGCCGAGGCGTCCGACGTCGCCAACGCGATCCTGGACGGCGCGGACGCGGTCATGCTGTCCGCCGAGTCGTCCGTGGGCGCGTACCCGATCGAGACCGTCAAGACGATGTCGAAGATCGTCGTGGCGGCCGAGGAGGAGCTGCTCGCCAAGGGCCTGCAGCCGCTCGTGCCCGGCAAGAAGCCGCGTACGCAGGGTGGTTCGGTGGCCCGTGCCGCGTGCGAGATCGCGGACTTCCTGGGCGGCGAGGCACTGATCGCCTTCACGCAGTCCGGTGACACGGCCCGCCGTCTGTCCCGCTACCGCGCGGCCCAGCCGATCCTGGCCTTCACCACCGACGAGGCGACCCGCAACCAGCTCTCCCTGAGCTGGGGCGTGGACTCGTACGTCGTGCCGCACGTCGACAACACCGACGCGATGGTCGACCTCGTGGACGCCGAGCTGGTCAAGCTGAACCGCTTCAACGACGGCGACACCGTGATCATCACGGCCGGTTCGCCCCCCGGTGTCCCCGGCACCACCAACATGGTCCGGGTGCACCACCTGGGCGGCGTCGGCCGCGACTGA
- a CDS encoding DUF6114 domain-containing protein, which translates to MSAEAQVGLGDKLGRMRQSFRGWRGQRPFWGGLLTLLGGIPIMYFPYANLTLGTMTIRMATTAGAGSLIIGVLLVVLGLTMWFQPHSRIFAGVAAILLALVSLVVSNFGGFVIGFLLALLGGALGISWAAAKPVKGSVRKRTEGPDDGAPEPAAAGAANGVSGTTDDLSGTSPDNGTNGRHRAG; encoded by the coding sequence ATGAGCGCCGAAGCGCAAGTGGGGCTGGGAGACAAGCTCGGCCGGATGCGCCAATCGTTCCGAGGGTGGCGCGGTCAGCGCCCGTTCTGGGGTGGTCTGCTGACGTTGCTCGGCGGCATCCCGATCATGTACTTCCCGTACGCGAACCTCACGCTCGGCACGATGACGATCCGGATGGCGACGACCGCCGGTGCCGGCTCGCTGATCATCGGCGTCCTGCTTGTCGTGCTCGGCCTGACCATGTGGTTCCAGCCGCATTCGCGGATCTTCGCGGGTGTCGCGGCGATTCTGCTCGCCCTGGTCTCTCTGGTGGTCTCCAACTTCGGTGGCTTCGTCATCGGCTTCCTGCTCGCTCTGCTCGGCGGTGCCCTCGGCATCTCCTGGGCGGCGGCCAAGCCCGTGAAGGGGTCCGTGCGGAAGCGGACCGAAGGCCCCGACGACGGGGCGCCGGAGCCCGCGGCCGCGGGGGCCGCGAACGGGGTGAGCGGCACTACGGACGATCTGTCAGGAACGAGCCCGGACAACGGGACGAACGGGAGGCACCGTGCCGGCTGA
- a CDS encoding DUF6230 family protein, whose translation MESVARGGTRWKRFAVVMVPSVAATAAIGVALSQGALAASFSVSGQQFKVTADQLDGTGFVQYGALDSGKSGHHPVAVVGLESAKITNLCQSVVVPVPVFGDVSMTLKAGAKGGPRVEAKKLYIDADDLKADATFTNVDIGVSVDQTTKGPGPSKGDKYAPDSFAQQADKVRFTGVKQRAWATTAGTFKLSGLGMSVKKGKHECY comes from the coding sequence ATGGAGTCCGTGGCTCGTGGCGGAACCAGATGGAAGCGGTTCGCCGTAGTCATGGTGCCGAGCGTCGCGGCGACTGCCGCGATAGGCGTGGCCCTCTCGCAGGGTGCACTCGCGGCATCGTTCAGTGTGTCCGGTCAGCAGTTCAAGGTGACTGCCGACCAGCTCGACGGTACGGGTTTCGTCCAGTACGGGGCGCTTGACAGCGGCAAGTCGGGTCACCACCCGGTCGCCGTCGTCGGCCTCGAATCGGCCAAGATCACCAACCTGTGTCAGTCCGTCGTCGTTCCGGTCCCCGTCTTCGGCGATGTGTCGATGACCCTCAAGGCCGGCGCCAAGGGCGGCCCGAGGGTCGAGGCGAAGAAGCTCTACATCGACGCCGATGACCTCAAGGCCGACGCGACGTTCACCAACGTCGACATCGGTGTCTCGGTCGACCAGACCACCAAGGGCCCGGGTCCGTCGAAGGGCGACAAGTACGCCCCCGACTCGTTCGCGCAGCAGGCTGACAAGGTGCGGTTCACCGGCGTCAAGCAGCGTGCGTGGGCGACCACCGCCGGCACCTTCAAGCTCTCTGGTCTGGGCATGTCGGTCAAGAAGGGCAAGCACGAGTGCTACTGA
- a CDS encoding tetratricopeptide repeat protein, whose protein sequence is MQPRNMSMSGVVDLAAVKAAQEAKAKAEQARAEAARQGGGAVPGVSPSSLVIDVDEAGFERDVLQRSTEVPVVIDFWAEWCEPCKQLSPLLEGLAREYNGRFVLAKIDVDANQMLMQQFGVQGIPAVFAVVAGQALPLFQGAAPVEQIRQTLDQLIQVGEERFGLTGIVVDPGAEGGDQQEAPVAEVPAGPYDALLEAAVQALDAGDLGGAVQAYRNVLNDDPGNTEAKLGLAQAELLQRVQGLDPQQVRKDAADRPADVAAQIAAADLDLVGGHVEDAFGRLIDAVRRTAGEDRDAARVRLLELLDVVGSDDPRVTTARTQLARVLF, encoded by the coding sequence ATGCAGCCACGGAACATGTCCATGAGCGGAGTCGTCGACCTCGCCGCCGTGAAGGCGGCCCAGGAGGCCAAGGCGAAGGCGGAGCAGGCGCGCGCCGAAGCGGCCAGGCAGGGCGGGGGCGCCGTACCGGGCGTCTCGCCGTCGAGTCTCGTCATCGACGTCGACGAGGCCGGTTTCGAGCGCGACGTCCTCCAGCGCTCCACCGAAGTGCCCGTCGTCATCGACTTCTGGGCCGAGTGGTGCGAGCCGTGCAAGCAGCTGAGCCCGCTGCTCGAAGGCCTCGCGCGGGAGTACAACGGCCGTTTCGTCCTCGCCAAGATCGACGTGGACGCCAATCAGATGCTGATGCAGCAGTTCGGGGTCCAGGGGATCCCGGCCGTCTTCGCGGTGGTGGCCGGGCAGGCCCTGCCGCTCTTCCAGGGCGCGGCCCCGGTGGAGCAGATCCGCCAGACCCTGGACCAGCTGATCCAGGTCGGCGAGGAGCGCTTCGGTCTGACCGGCATCGTCGTCGACCCGGGCGCCGAGGGCGGGGACCAGCAGGAGGCCCCGGTCGCCGAGGTGCCCGCGGGCCCGTACGACGCCCTGCTCGAAGCCGCCGTCCAGGCGCTGGACGCGGGCGACTTGGGCGGCGCTGTCCAGGCGTACCGCAACGTACTGAACGACGACCCGGGCAACACCGAGGCCAAGCTCGGCCTGGCCCAGGCCGAACTGCTCCAGCGCGTCCAGGGCCTGGACCCGCAGCAGGTCCGCAAGGACGCCGCCGACCGGCCCGCGGACGTGGCCGCGCAGATTGCCGCCGCCGACCTGGATCTGGTGGGTGGTCATGTGGAGGACGCCTTCGGGCGGCTCATCGACGCGGTCCGGCGCACGGCGGGCGAGGACCGGGACGCCGCACGCGTGCGGCTGCTCGAACTCCTCGACGTGGTCGGTTCGGACGACCCGCGGGTGACCACCGCGCGTACACAGCTCGCACGGGTGCTTTTCTGA
- a CDS encoding TetR/AcrR family transcriptional regulator, with the protein MQSRTPPPARTGGRPRSAAADTAILESTRQALVELGWSKLTLGDVATRAGVAKTTLYRRWAGKSELVVDAVAELFDQLELPDRGSLSADIEGVVLQFAALLCRPETKTALMAVVAESTSDEPLRERIRTSIVDRQKRLVLAGRKRAQERGELPPEPDPYAAGRTADLIFDVIAGAVVHRALVSGEPVDEDWARRFTLLLLGGLAAAASQQ; encoded by the coding sequence ATGCAGAGCCGCACCCCGCCTCCCGCCCGCACCGGTGGCCGCCCCCGCAGCGCCGCGGCGGACACCGCGATCCTGGAGTCGACCCGCCAGGCCCTGGTCGAGCTCGGCTGGTCCAAGCTGACCCTCGGCGACGTGGCCACCCGTGCGGGCGTGGCCAAGACGACCCTCTACCGGCGCTGGGCGGGCAAGAGCGAGCTGGTCGTGGACGCGGTGGCGGAGCTGTTCGACCAGCTGGAGCTGCCGGACCGGGGCAGCCTTTCGGCGGACATCGAGGGTGTGGTCCTGCAGTTCGCGGCGCTGCTGTGCCGCCCCGAGACGAAGACGGCGCTGATGGCCGTGGTCGCCGAGTCCACCTCGGACGAGCCGCTGCGGGAGCGGATCCGTACGTCGATCGTGGACCGCCAGAAACGTTTGGTCCTCGCGGGGCGGAAGCGGGCTCAGGAGCGGGGCGAACTGCCCCCGGAACCCGACCCCTACGCCGCGGGCCGCACGGCCGACCTCATCTTCGACGTGATCGCCGGCGCGGTGGTCCACCGCGCCCTGGTCAGCGGCGAACCGGTGGACGAGGACTGGGCCCGCCGCTTCACGCTGCTCCTGCTGGGCGGCCTCGCGGCAGCAGCGTCCCAGCAGTAA
- a CDS encoding SDR family NAD(P)-dependent oxidoreductase, with the protein MSNNGTTFSWAGRTVLVTGAEGFIGSTLVDLLLEQGAKVRAFVHYKPYADKGHLAHLMGDPRVEMLAGDVRDAGRVTDAVEGCDTVFHLAALIGIPYSYDSPGAYVQTNVVGTENVAEACRRHSVRRLVHTSTSEVYGTALTAPISEEHPLQPQSPYSASKIGADMMALSHWHAFELPVTVVRPFNTYGPRQSARAVIPTILAQLHSGAREIKLGSLTPTRDFTYVTDTARGFIALAECEAALGHAVNLGVGQEISIGELAQALIEASGRDAKVVVDPSRLRPSGSEVQRLLSDNSRAREWAGWTPAVSLAEGLKRTSSWVAENLHLFAADRYQV; encoded by the coding sequence ATGAGCAACAACGGCACCACGTTCAGCTGGGCGGGCCGCACGGTCCTCGTCACCGGGGCGGAGGGCTTCATCGGCTCGACGCTCGTCGACCTGCTCCTGGAGCAGGGGGCGAAGGTCCGCGCCTTCGTGCACTACAAGCCGTACGCCGACAAGGGCCACCTCGCGCATCTGATGGGGGACCCGCGGGTCGAGATGCTCGCGGGCGACGTCCGGGACGCGGGGCGCGTGACGGACGCCGTGGAGGGCTGCGACACGGTCTTCCACCTGGCCGCGCTGATCGGCATCCCGTACTCGTACGACTCCCCGGGGGCGTACGTCCAGACGAACGTCGTCGGCACGGAGAACGTGGCCGAGGCGTGCCGGCGGCACTCCGTGCGGCGGCTGGTCCACACCTCCACGAGCGAGGTGTACGGGACGGCGCTGACCGCCCCCATCTCCGAGGAGCACCCGCTCCAGCCGCAGTCCCCCTACTCCGCCTCGAAGATCGGCGCCGACATGATGGCGCTCTCGCACTGGCACGCCTTCGAGCTGCCGGTGACGGTCGTCCGCCCCTTCAACACCTACGGCCCGCGGCAGTCCGCCCGAGCGGTGATCCCCACGATCCTGGCCCAACTGCACTCCGGCGCACGGGAGATCAAGCTGGGCTCGCTCACGCCCACCCGTGACTTCACCTACGTGACGGACACCGCGCGGGGCTTCATCGCGCTCGCGGAGTGCGAGGCGGCGCTCGGCCACGCGGTCAACCTCGGGGTGGGCCAGGAGATTTCGATCGGCGAGCTGGCCCAGGCGCTGATCGAGGCGTCCGGGCGGGACGCGAAGGTGGTCGTCGACCCGTCCCGGCTGCGCCCTTCGGGCAGCGAGGTCCAGCGGCTCCTGTCGGACAACTCCCGGGCGAGGGAGTGGGCGGGCTGGACTCCGGCGGTGTCCTTGGCGGAGGGCCTGAAGCGGACGTCCTCCTGGGTCGCCGAAAACCTCCACCTCTTCGCGGCGGACCGCTACCAGGTCTGA